In Oncorhynchus clarkii lewisi isolate Uvic-CL-2024 chromosome 24, UVic_Ocla_1.0, whole genome shotgun sequence, one DNA window encodes the following:
- the LOC139383030 gene encoding P2Y purinoceptor 2-like yields the protein MATFTNHSTNESSGQNCRCRFKEDFKYILLPVSYTLVFVIGLALNFTAMYVILFRTKLWKPSTVYMFNLTVCDTLYILTLPFLIYYYADENDWPFSEPFCKLIRFLFYANLYGSILFLCCISLHRFLGVCYPIRSLSWVSARRARLVSVAVWACVLMCQAPVLYFSRTRDEGTERVCFDTTSPELFHDFLVYSLVVSMLLFAFPFMVVMVCYGLMVRKLLEPTWGAGGSQSRGVGRIAPHRSKQKSVKMIIIVLAAFMLCFLPFHLTRSLYYFLRYLEQMDPSQVSCELLKASSLAYMVTRPLASANSCVDPVLYFMAGQGFRSNLGNKNQSIAKETRKRDGGPFEAALTVRRVNLCTE from the exons ATGGCTACCTTCACCAACCACTCAACCAATGAGAGCAGCGGGCAAAACTGCCGCTGTCGCTTCAAGGAGGACTTCAAGTACATCCTGCTTCCTGTCAGCTACACTCTGGTCTTCGTGATTGGCCTAGCCCTGAACTTCACGGCCATGTACGTGATCCTGTTCCGTACAAAACTCTGGAAACCCTCCACGGtgtacatgttcaacctgacagTGTGCGACACCCTCTACATCCTCACCCTACCCTTCCTAATCTACTACTACGCCGACGAGAACGACTGGCCCTTCAGCGAGCCGTTCTGCAAACTCATCCGCTTCCTGTTCTACGCTAACCTTTACGGTTCCATCCTGTTTCTGTGCTGCATCAGCCTGCACCGCTTCCTGGGTGTGTGTTACCCGATTAGGTCCCTGAGCTGGGTCAGCGCCAGGAGAGCCCGGCTGGTGTCTGTGGCGGTATGGGCGTGTGTGTTGATGTGCCAGGCTCCCGTTCTCTACTTCTCACGGACCAGGGACGAGGGAACGGAGAGGGTGTGTTTCGACACCACCAGTCCAGAGTTATTTCATGACTTCCTGGTGTACAGCTTGGTGGTATCTATGCTGCTGTTTGCCTTCCCCttcatggtggtgatggtgtgctATGGACTGATGGTGAGGAAGCTTCTGGAGCCCACCTGGGGGGCAGGAGGGAGCCAGTCGAGGGGAGTCGGGAGGATCGCTCCTCATCGCTCCAAACAGAAGTCTGTGAAGATGATAATCATTGTGTTAGCAGCGTTCATGCTGTGTTTCCTACCCTTCCATCTGACCAGAAGTCTGTACTACTTCCTCAGATACCTGGAGCAGATGGATCCCTCCCAG GTGAGCTGTGAGCTGCTGAAGGCGTCCAGCCTGGCCTATATGGTGACACGCCCCCTGGCCAGCGCCAACAGCTGTGTGGATCCTGTCCTTTACTTCATGGCTGGGCAAGGTTTCCGTAGTAACCTCGGCAACAAAAATCAGAGCATCGCCAAAGAAACCAGGAAGCGCGATGGCGGCCCTTTCGAAGCAGCTCTGACTGTCAGGAGAGTCAATCTATGTACTGAATAG